The following proteins are co-located in the Paralichthys olivaceus isolate ysfri-2021 chromosome 10, ASM2471397v2, whole genome shotgun sequence genome:
- the LOC109631044 gene encoding glutamate decarboxylase 1 — protein MAASAPSSSSTNTSSSTTTGGGGEADPNSTNLRPPGSSYDAWCGVAHGCTRKLGMKICGFLQKNNSLEERSRIVGSLKERAAKNLLSCDNSGGDARFRRTETDFSNLFARDLLPAKNGEEQTMQFLLEVVEILTNYIKKTFDRSTKVLDFHHPHQLLEGMEGFNLELSEQPESLEQILVDCRDTLKYGVRTGHPRFFNQLSTGLDIVGLAGEWLTSTANTNMFTYEIAPVFVLMEQLTLKKMREIIGWPEGEGDGIFSPGGAISNMYSVMIARYKFFPEVKTKGMAAAPRLVLFTSEHSHYSIKKASAALGFGTENLILLNTDERGRVVPADLEAKVIEAKQKGYVPMFVNATAGTTVYGAFDPINEIADICEKYNLWLHVDGAWGGGLLMSRKHRHKLNGVERADSVTWNPHKMMGVPLQCSAILVRERGLLQNCNSMSAGYLFQPDKQYDITYDTGDKAIQCGRHVDIFKFWLMWKAKGTVGFEQHIDKCLDLSAYLYDKIRNRDGFKMVFNGEPQHTNVCFWYIPPSLRGFPDGEERREKLHKVAPKIKAMMMESGTTMVGYQPQGDKVNFFRMVISNPAATRSDIDFLIEEMERLGNDL, from the exons ATGGCGGCGTctgcaccctcctcctcctccaccaacaCCTCCTCATCCACCACCACCGGCGGCGGCGGCGAAGCGGATCCCAACTCGACAAATTTACGACCACCGGGCTCAA GCTATGATGCTTGGTGTGGAGTTGCGCATGGATGTACTAGAAAATTGGGAATGAAGATATGCG GATTTTTGCAGAAGAACAACAgtctggaggagaggagcaggatcGTGGGTTCCCTCAAGGAGCGCGCGGCCAAGAACCTGCTGTCCTGCGATAACAGCGGTGGAGACGCGCGCTTCAGACGCACGGAGACGGACTTCTCCAACCTGTTCGCCAGAG ATCTGTTGCCTGCTAAAAATGGAGAAGAACAAACCATGCAGTTCTTGCTGGAGGTCGTGGAAATCCTCACCAACTACATCAAGAAGACCTTCGACCGGTCCACCAAGGTCCTGGACTTCCACCACCCCCACCAGCTGCTGGAGGGCATGGAGGGCTTCAACCTGGAGCTGTCCGAGCAGCCAGAGTCCCTGGAGCAGATCCTTGTGGACTGCAGAGACACCCTGAAATACGGAGTGAGGACAG GCCACCCCAGGTTCTTTAACCAGCTGTCCACTGGATTAGACATCGTTGGGTTGGCCGGAGAGTGGCTCACCTCCACAGCCAACACTAACAT gttCACCTATGAGATCGCCCCTGTCTTTGTTCTCATGGAGCAGCTGACACTGAAGAAGATGAGAGAAATCATCGGCTGgcctgaaggagaaggtgatgGAATATTTTCTCCAG GAGGAGCAATCTCCAACATGTACAGTGTGATGATTGCCAGATACAAATTCTTTCCTGAAGTCAAGACCAAAGGCATGGCAGCTGCGCCGAGACTGGTCCTCTTCACCTCAGAGCAT AGTCACTACTCCATCAAGAAAGCCAGCGCAGCTTTGGGTTTTGGAACAGAGAACCTGATCCTTCTGAACACAGATGAGAG aGGGAGAGTTGTTCCTGCTGATTTGGAAGCCAAAGTAATAGAGGCCAAGCAAAAG GGGTACGTTCCAATGTTTGTGAACGCCACCGCCGGTACCACCGTCTACGGAGCCTTTGATCCCATCAATGAAATTGCAGACATCTGCGAAAAGTACAACTTGTGGCTTCACGTCGAT GGAGCCTGGGGAGGAGGTTTGCTGATGTccaggaaacacagacacaagctgAATGGAGTTGAGAG GGCCGACTCAGTCACCTGGAACCCTCATAAGATGATGGGAGTGCCACTGCAGTGCTCTGCCATTCTGGtcagagagagg GGATTACTACAAAACTGCAACTCCATGTCTGCAGGCTACCTCTTCCAGCCAGATAAACAGTACGACATAACATACGATACCGGTGACAAGGCCATCCAGTGTGGACGGCATGTGGATATCTTCAAGTTCTGGCTGATGTGGAAGGCAAAA GGAACAGTAGGATTTGAGCAGCACATTGACAAGTGCCTGGATCTGTCAGCGTACCTCTACGATAAGATCAGAAACAGAGATGGCTTCAAGATGGTGTTCAACGGAGAG CCGCAGCACACCAACGTCTGCTTCTGGTACATTCCACCAAGCCTGCGAGGCTTCCCTGATGGTGAGGAGCGACGCGAGAAGTTACACAAG GTGGCCCCAAAGATCAAGGCCATGATGATGGAGTCCGGGACCACCATGGTGGGTTACCAGCCACAGGGAGACAAGGTCAACTTCTTCCGCATGGTCATCTCCAACCCTGCCGCCACCAGGTCAGACATCGACTTCCTCATCGAGGAGATGGAGCGACTGGGGAATGACTTGTAA
- the sp5a gene encoding transcription factor Sp5a has protein sequence MAAVAVLRNETLQAFLQDRTPNSSPENCKHSPLALLAATCNRIGHHHGSNPTDFLQVPYDPTLGSPSRLFHPWTSEGNPQSSLAGNSTFGLSSKPQLSAHIQSSFSAHHELPLTPPADPSYPYDFSPVKMLPCSMQSLQSTCPPTYVPAVSYAAPAPIAPAMPSFVTGPSGLMHHHQQQRQLSPNPGEDIPWWSLQQGNHVSHSSSLGPHRFQLQRGLVLGHTDFAQYQTQIAALLHTKSPLATARRCRRCRCPNCQSSTSSDEPGKKKQHICHIPGCGKVYGKTSHLKAHLRWHSGERPFVCNWLFCGKSFTRSDELQRHLRTHTGEKRFVCPDCCKRFMRSDHLAKHVKTHQNKKSKCHDKTLDHVKREDTRNML, from the exons ATGGCGGCAGTGGCGGTGCTGCGGAATGAAACACTCCAGGCTTTTCTGCAG GATCGCACTCCGAACTCTTCTCCAGAGAACTGTAAGCACTCTCCGCTGGCTCTCCTGGCCGCCACTTGTAACCGGATCGGGCACCACCACGGATCCAACCCAACAGATTTCCTCCAGGTCCCCTACGACCCCACTCTGGGCTCCCCCTCGCGATTGTTTCACCCGTGGACTAGCGAGGGGAACCCCCAGAGCAGCCTGGCGGGCAACTCCACTTTCGGACTATCTTCCAAGCCCCAGCTGTCCGCGCACATCCAGAGCTCCTTCAGCGCGCACCACGAACTGCCCCTCACCCCTCCGGCGGACCCCTCATACCCCTATGACTTCTCCCCCGTGAAGATGCTGCCTTGCTCCATGCAGTCCCTGCAGTCCACCTGCCCCCCCACCTACGTCCCCGCAGTCAGCTACGCGGCCCCTGCTCCCATTGCGCCCGCGATGCCAAGTTTTGTCACGGGACCCTCCGGCCTTAtgcaccaccatcagcagcagagacagttgTCCCCCAACCCCGGGGAGGATATTCCGTGGTGGAGCCTGCAGCAGGGGAACCATGTCAGCCACTCGTCCTCCCTGGGTCCCCACCGCTTCCAGCTGCAGAGGGGCTTGGTCCTGGGACATACGGACTTTGCGCAATACCAGACGCAGATCGCCGCGCTCCTGCACACCAAGTCCCCGCTGGCGACTGCGCGGCGGTGCAGGAGGTGCAGGTGCCCCAACTGCCAGTCCTCCACGTCCAGCGACGAGCCCGGCAAGAAGAAGCAGCACATCTGTCACATACCGGGCTGCGGGAAAGTTTACGGGAAAACCTCGCACCTGAAGGCGCACCTGAGGTGGCACTCTGGGGAGCGGCCGTTTGTGTGCAACTGGCTGTTCTGCGGCAAGAGTTTCACCAGGTCGgacgagctgcagagacaccTGAGGACTCACACGGGGGAGAAGCGCTTTGTTTGTCCGGACTGCTGCAAGAGGTTCATGAGGAGTGACCACTTGGCAAAACACGTGAAAACGCACCAGAACAAAAAGAGCAAGTGCCACGACAAGACACTTGACCACGTCAAAAGGGAGGACACGAGGAATATGTTGTAA